Proteins from a single region of Chitinivibrionales bacterium:
- a CDS encoding PIN domain-containing protein, whose amino-acid sequence MSKVLLDTNAYSRLMAGDQSVFEQIANADIVYMSTFVVGELLFGFKGGNKERDNKKILDKFLTRSTVKILNATFDTAVFFAQVKQSLKLAGAPIPINDIWIAAHALETGSVMVSYDNHFDNVPGLRMWDAENLGTE is encoded by the coding sequence ATGAGCAAGGTCCTGCTCGATACGAATGCATATTCTCGCCTGATGGCCGGCGATCAATCGGTATTTGAGCAGATTGCGAATGCCGACATTGTATATATGTCAACATTTGTTGTAGGAGAGCTGCTGTTCGGATTTAAAGGTGGAAATAAGGAACGCGACAACAAAAAGATTCTCGATAAGTTTCTCACCCGGTCAACGGTCAAAATCCTCAATGCCACATTTGATACTGCGGTCTTTTTTGCGCAGGTAAAACAGTCGCTCAAACTGGCCGGCGCCCCGATTCCAATCAATGATATCTGGATTGCAGCCCATGCGCTGGAAACCGGCTCGGTGATGGTTTCATATGACAATCATTTCGATAATGTTCCGGGGCTTAGAATGTGGGATGCAGAAAATTTGGGGACGGAATAA
- a CDS encoding mucoidy inhibitor MuiA family protein: MKKRNSSIFSTVLLSLVLLIDAQAASPEPISSTITDVTVYSDRALVLRTGSLSLSPGKHVISFENLPKAIDRHSIQVSGTGNAVLYDIRFLTKHLDGLDSTAHKKLLMRKETLEDSLVLCDNLTAQAQAERTFVDNITKKLTAVAQEKDTPVELDPDKWIKMVDFYRSKLSELDKETRSTVHLKRELKERLDKVNREIQDLGVQKSTMKNVVEVTVNQKNAGTLKLTLSYIVHGPTWYPSYDLRASTAKKSMTVVYNAMVRQSTEEDWKNVKLNLSTARPSVSGRHPELQPWYVQQSRPVVYSSRGLSKAKRAAAPSAMANQMFIAEEAEALGDLALEPEPVMETRSATVETKATSVVYAIKGKSTIESDNQEHRVSVTALDFPVSFRYSSVPKLAPNAYLKTKATNTSDFMLLAGKANIFMDDNFVGNSQMDQVSPSEEFWTFLGVDDGIGIEHKLIKKYHSKEGVINKKKKLIYEYLITIKSNKKNEEELVVWDQIPVSNNKEIVVSLIEPDISDKTKDIKMNEHNYIEWFFKVKPGQELKVPFKFSVEYPEGMQVDGLE; the protein is encoded by the coding sequence ATGAAAAAGCGTAACAGCAGTATCTTCAGCACTGTTCTATTATCGTTGGTGCTTTTAATCGATGCTCAGGCAGCATCCCCTGAACCGATCAGTTCAACTATCACCGACGTAACGGTTTATTCCGATCGTGCGCTGGTCCTGCGAACAGGATCGCTCAGTCTATCCCCCGGCAAGCATGTTATCAGTTTCGAGAATCTTCCCAAAGCGATCGACCGTCATTCAATACAGGTAAGCGGTACCGGAAACGCTGTTTTGTATGATATCCGGTTTCTTACAAAGCATCTCGATGGCCTTGATTCGACAGCCCATAAAAAGCTGTTGATGAGAAAAGAGACGCTTGAGGATTCTCTTGTTTTGTGCGACAATCTCACTGCGCAGGCCCAGGCCGAACGGACATTTGTCGATAATATCACCAAAAAGCTGACAGCGGTTGCCCAGGAAAAAGATACTCCAGTGGAACTCGATCCCGATAAATGGATTAAAATGGTTGATTTCTACCGCTCGAAATTGAGTGAACTGGACAAGGAAACCAGATCGACGGTGCATCTCAAAAGGGAGCTGAAAGAACGCCTTGACAAAGTTAACAGGGAAATACAGGATCTGGGCGTGCAGAAAAGCACAATGAAAAATGTCGTTGAAGTCACCGTTAATCAAAAGAATGCGGGGACGCTTAAACTAACGCTTTCATACATTGTTCACGGTCCAACCTGGTATCCGTCCTATGATCTCCGGGCATCGACCGCAAAAAAGTCCATGACCGTTGTCTACAACGCCATGGTGCGGCAAAGCACCGAAGAAGACTGGAAAAATGTCAAGCTCAATCTCTCAACGGCACGGCCGTCGGTAAGCGGCCGGCACCCCGAGCTGCAGCCCTGGTATGTGCAGCAATCACGGCCGGTAGTTTATTCGAGCCGTGGGCTCTCCAAAGCAAAGCGGGCTGCGGCCCCCAGCGCCATGGCCAACCAGATGTTTATAGCTGAAGAGGCCGAAGCGCTGGGCGATCTGGCGCTCGAACCCGAACCGGTGATGGAAACCCGGAGCGCAACAGTCGAAACAAAAGCGACCTCGGTTGTCTACGCAATTAAAGGAAAATCCACAATCGAGTCCGACAACCAGGAGCACCGGGTCAGTGTCACCGCACTGGATTTCCCGGTATCGTTCCGTTACTCTTCTGTTCCAAAGCTTGCGCCGAATGCATATCTCAAAACGAAAGCAACCAACACAAGTGATTTCATGCTGCTTGCCGGAAAAGCCAATATTTTCATGGATGACAACTTTGTCGGTAATTCACAGATGGATCAGGTGTCGCCCTCCGAAGAATTCTGGACATTTCTCGGCGTCGATGACGGAATCGGGATCGAGCATAAGCTTATCAAAAAGTACCACTCCAAAGAGGGCGTTATTAACAAGAAGAAAAAGCTGATCTACGAATATCTTATCACGATCAAATCGAATAAAAAGAACGAAGAAGAGCTTGTTGTGTGGGACCAGATACCTGTCTCGAATAATAAAGAGATTGTCGTTTCATTGATAGAGCCCGATATAAGCGACAAGACAAAGGATATCAAGATGAACGAACATAATTATATCGAATGGTTTTTCAAGGTTAAACCCGGGCAGGAGCTGAAAGTCCCGTTCAAATTTTCGGTTGAATATCCTGAGGGAATGCAGGTTGATGGGCTGGAGTGA
- a CDS encoding alpha/beta fold hydrolase, producing MKSTKSSGKSDRERKILQSKYLSSGKIRLHYTEGPPNGPPLILLHGISVRWQSFLPIIPFLLPRRHIFALDFRGHGESGRADGSYAVDDYATDVSALIAQRIKETPIIFGHSLGGMVAMRVAAKVSVKALVIGDSPMFSETIRSRVSKTPSMKQLAGDSFSVNELAALLSKRFPGADPAFYRYWAQSRRKVDPEALKAFEQWFLQYDCTDDLTKITCPVMLLQSDWICDNDVARAKELSPDIIALKFENLSHELHNESRGYKVVAPILQFLESLE from the coding sequence ATCAAATCGACAAAAAGTTCCGGAAAATCCGATCGGGAGAGAAAAATTCTACAAAGCAAATACCTTTCATCCGGCAAAATCCGCCTTCACTACACCGAAGGGCCCCCTAACGGACCACCGCTCATTCTTTTGCACGGGATCAGCGTCCGGTGGCAGTCGTTTCTGCCGATTATTCCTTTTCTGCTCCCACGACGGCATATTTTCGCGCTGGATTTCAGGGGACATGGGGAATCCGGACGGGCCGACGGCAGTTATGCAGTTGATGACTATGCCACGGATGTTTCGGCACTTATTGCTCAACGGATAAAAGAGACTCCGATCATATTCGGTCACTCTCTGGGAGGCATGGTTGCCATGCGTGTCGCTGCAAAAGTTTCGGTGAAAGCGCTTGTTATCGGCGATTCTCCGATGTTCTCAGAAACGATCCGGTCCCGCGTCTCAAAAACGCCTTCGATGAAACAACTGGCCGGCGATTCATTCAGCGTCAATGAACTCGCAGCGCTCCTGAGCAAGCGGTTCCCCGGCGCAGATCCTGCATTCTATCGCTACTGGGCGCAGAGCCGCCGCAAAGTCGATCCCGAAGCACTGAAAGCTTTTGAACAATGGTTCCTGCAGTACGACTGCACCGATGATCTTACCAAAATCACCTGCCCCGTGATGCTGCTTCAATCCGACTGGATTTGCGACAACGATGTTGCGCGGGCGAAAGAATTATCTCCTGATATCATTGCGCTCAAATTCGAAAACCTGAGTCACGAGCTGCACAATGAAAGCAGAGGCTACAAGGTCGTTGCGCCGATACTGCAGTTTCTGGAATCCCTTGAGTAA
- a CDS encoding ATP-binding cassette domain-containing protein has protein sequence MTEPVLTLTDIKTHFPLYSGAIIKRRYGEVRAVDGVGLSLARGEIFGLVGESGCGKSTLARTIIHLTPLTGGQIHLHGKNMSRPSRNEMRKLRSTVQMIFQDPYASLDPRMTVFDCIAEAVQIENRYSRKERFDRVAELMEMVGLAPKYILKYPHEFSGGQRQRIAIARTLALKPEIIIADEPVSALDVSIQAQIINLLAKLCTDMSLTMLFISHDLSVVKHISQRIGVMYLGKIMETGPATDIFTEPRHPYTKALISAVPLVDFHKERNRKRIILSGDPPSPINPPSGCPFHPRCPFAKQECAVTVPALEGLHDKPEQMVACIRKYDEDVVGKGGQGWK, from the coding sequence ATGACTGAACCTGTCCTTACCCTGACTGATATCAAAACACATTTTCCGCTCTACAGTGGAGCGATTATTAAACGACGGTATGGTGAAGTGCGCGCTGTTGACGGCGTCGGTTTATCGCTTGCCCGGGGTGAAATATTCGGTCTGGTCGGTGAATCGGGGTGCGGGAAATCGACTCTTGCGCGCACGATCATTCACCTGACCCCTCTTACCGGCGGACAGATTCACCTGCACGGCAAAAACATGAGCAGGCCCTCCAGAAATGAAATGAGAAAACTCCGGAGCACGGTACAGATGATCTTTCAGGATCCTTATGCCTCCCTTGACCCCCGCATGACCGTGTTTGATTGTATTGCCGAAGCAGTTCAGATTGAAAACCGCTATTCCCGGAAAGAGCGCTTCGACAGGGTTGCCGAACTCATGGAAATGGTAGGACTCGCACCAAAATACATACTGAAATATCCACATGAATTTTCGGGTGGGCAGCGCCAACGAATCGCCATTGCCCGAACTCTGGCACTCAAGCCGGAAATCATTATCGCCGATGAGCCGGTCTCGGCGCTCGATGTCTCCATTCAGGCACAGATTATCAACCTCCTTGCAAAACTCTGCACCGACATGTCGTTGACCATGCTCTTTATCTCGCACGACCTCTCGGTGGTCAAGCATATTTCGCAGCGGATTGGCGTGATGTATCTCGGTAAAATCATGGAGACCGGCCCTGCAACCGATATATTTACTGAGCCGCGACACCCTTACACAAAAGCCCTTATCAGCGCCGTGCCCCTCGTCGACTTTCATAAAGAACGCAATCGCAAGCGGATCATTCTCTCCGGCGATCCCCCCTCACCGATCAACCCGCCCTCAGGATGCCCCTTTCACCCCCGATGCCCTTTTGCAAAGCAGGAATGCGCCGTAACTGTTCCCGCGCTCGAGGGCCTGCATGACAAACCGGAACAGATGGTCGCGTGTATTCGGAAATATGATGAGGATGTTGTGGGGAAAGGGGGTCAGGGCTGGAAATGA
- a CDS encoding ATP-binding cassette domain-containing protein, translated as MSLLSVKNLHTSFYTRNGIVRAVNDISFFIDKGETLGIVGESGSGKSVLCYSILGLIPQPPGKIENGTALFDGCDVLHCPQGKLRSIRGNRIGMIFQDPMTSLNPFLRVGDQLVEPLRIHRGLSKKEAFAKGIDALNEVGIQDASRRMAQYPHEFSGGMRQRVMIAMALITRPDLLIADEPTTALDVTVQAQILELISALQKKHNSAVILVTHDLGVISSSCKRVIVMYAGKIMESGTTEKIFLHPQHPYTLALQKSMPSFAQKGEELYTIPGLPPDVSKETQGCPFAPRCEFRTEKCESHPCPLKKNENGHATACIRINDKEIRL; from the coding sequence ATGTCTCTGCTTTCCGTCAAAAATCTTCACACCTCCTTTTATACCCGTAACGGTATCGTGCGCGCGGTTAACGACATCAGCTTCTTTATCGACAAAGGAGAAACGCTGGGCATTGTCGGAGAGTCGGGATCGGGTAAGTCGGTGCTCTGCTATTCGATTCTCGGACTGATTCCGCAGCCACCGGGCAAGATTGAAAACGGAACAGCGCTCTTTGACGGCTGCGATGTGCTTCACTGCCCTCAAGGTAAGCTGCGGTCGATCAGGGGAAACCGTATCGGTATGATATTCCAGGATCCCATGACCTCGCTCAACCCTTTTCTCCGCGTGGGCGATCAACTTGTCGAGCCGCTCAGAATTCATCGAGGGCTCTCGAAAAAAGAAGCTTTTGCAAAAGGTATCGATGCACTCAATGAGGTTGGTATTCAGGATGCTTCCCGACGGATGGCGCAGTATCCGCACGAATTTTCCGGCGGCATGCGCCAGCGGGTGATGATCGCCATGGCGCTGATAACCCGTCCGGACCTCCTTATCGCGGATGAACCTACCACCGCTCTGGATGTCACGGTGCAGGCACAGATTCTTGAGCTGATCAGCGCGCTCCAGAAAAAGCACAACAGTGCCGTTATCCTTGTGACACACGACCTCGGCGTTATTTCGAGCAGTTGTAAACGGGTTATTGTCATGTACGCGGGGAAAATCATGGAATCGGGAACAACAGAGAAGATTTTTCTTCATCCGCAGCATCCCTATACGCTTGCACTGCAGAAATCCATGCCCTCATTTGCTCAAAAAGGCGAAGAGCTGTATACCATACCCGGTCTTCCACCGGATGTATCGAAGGAAACACAAGGATGTCCCTTTGCTCCACGATGCGAATTCCGCACGGAAAAGTGCGAGAGCCATCCATGCCCGTTGAAGAAAAACGAAAACGGGCATGCAACTGCATGTATTCGAATAAACGATAAAGAAATAAGATTATAA